Proteins encoded by one window of Flagellimonas lutaonensis:
- a CDS encoding NAD-dependent epimerase/dehydratase family protein: MAKSILILGACGQIGTELTLELRKRHGSEAVIATDIRHGDAQLKESGPFELLDATDYAAIEDVVMHHEVEEVYLMAAMLSATAEKFPMRAWNLNMGSLFNVLNLGKERKIDKIFWPSSIAVFGPNTPKKETPQNTLMEPSTVYGISKQAGERWCEYYFKKFGVDVRSVRYPGLISWKTLPGGGTTDYAVEIYREAIAHGQYTCFLKKGTQLPMMYMDDAIRATLQLMDADPERLTIRSSYNLAAMSFAPEEIAETIQQKVPGFKMDYKPDFRQEIADSWPNSIDDSKAREDWGWKPVYDLEKTTEEMVSQLNKLR; encoded by the coding sequence ATGGCAAAATCTATATTGATCCTTGGCGCCTGCGGGCAAATTGGTACCGAGCTTACCCTTGAATTAAGGAAAAGACACGGAAGCGAAGCGGTAATAGCGACCGACATCAGGCACGGTGACGCCCAGTTGAAGGAGTCGGGCCCGTTTGAACTATTGGACGCCACCGACTATGCTGCCATTGAAGATGTGGTAATGCACCATGAGGTTGAAGAGGTTTACCTTATGGCCGCCATGCTCAGTGCAACCGCCGAAAAATTTCCGATGAGGGCATGGAACCTCAACATGGGTTCGCTCTTCAACGTTCTCAATCTGGGAAAAGAGCGAAAGATCGATAAGATCTTTTGGCCCTCTAGCATTGCAGTATTTGGCCCCAATACGCCCAAAAAAGAGACCCCCCAGAACACTTTGATGGAGCCCAGTACCGTTTATGGCATCAGCAAACAAGCCGGGGAGCGTTGGTGTGAATATTACTTCAAGAAATTTGGGGTCGATGTACGAAGTGTTCGTTACCCCGGATTGATCAGCTGGAAAACGCTTCCAGGTGGTGGCACCACCGATTATGCCGTGGAAATTTATCGCGAAGCCATAGCACATGGGCAGTATACCTGCTTTCTTAAAAAAGGTACGCAGCTTCCGATGATGTATATGGACGATGCCATTAGGGCCACCCTTCAACTGATGGATGCCGATCCAGAAAGGCTGACCATACGTTCTTCTTACAACCTTGCAGCCATGAGTTTTGCCCCTGAGGAAATTGCCGAGACCATACAGCAAAAGGTTCCAGGGTTTAAAATGGACTATAAGCCCGATTTTCGCCAAGAGATTGCAGACTCATGGCCGAACAGTATAGACGATTCAAAAGCGCGCGAAGACTGGGGATGGAAACCGGTCTATGATCTTGAAAAGACAACCGAGGAAATGGTATCACAACTTAATAAGTTGCGTTGA
- a CDS encoding nuclear transport factor 2 family protein, with translation MKSNAIVWACFLMALQSFAQNDIAAISSVLDAWHKAAAEADFEAYFSKMTDDGVFLGTDATENWQNKEFRKFSKPYFDRGRAWAFTPVERNIYVSDNGKFAWFDELLDTQMKLCRGSGVLKKIDGKWKIAHYVLSIAIPNENVSEVIELKAASDSLLTKKLKERF, from the coding sequence ATGAAGAGTAATGCCATTGTCTGGGCCTGTTTTTTGATGGCCCTGCAGAGTTTTGCCCAAAATGACATAGCAGCCATTTCGTCGGTTTTGGATGCATGGCACAAGGCAGCGGCCGAAGCTGACTTTGAAGCCTATTTTTCAAAAATGACCGACGACGGGGTGTTTTTGGGTACCGATGCCACTGAAAATTGGCAGAACAAAGAGTTCAGGAAGTTTTCAAAACCGTATTTTGATAGGGGACGGGCTTGGGCTTTCACGCCGGTAGAGCGTAACATCTATGTTTCTGACAATGGTAAATTTGCTTGGTTCGATGAGTTGTTGGACACCCAAATGAAACTTTGCCGCGGATCGGGAGTGTTGAAAAAAATCGACGGGAAATGGAAAATCGCACATTACGTACTCTCCATCGCCATACCCAACGAGAATGTATCTGAAGTGATCGAACTAAAAGCTGCGTCTGACAGTCTGTTGACGAAAAAGCTGAAAGAACGTTTTTGA
- a CDS encoding SDR family oxidoreductase — translation MSKCIGILGCGWLGLPLASALQKDGHSVKGTTTSPAKLDMLTKQSIDAHVVQLNQERADGTLAAFLEGLDTLVVNVPPGLRKGNSGNYMKKIRQLVAPVERSAIRQLLFVSSTSVYGSASGEITEDTQPLPITESGKQLLAVEKLLFSTKSFKTTVVRFGGLIGPDRHPVHFLSGKKNLQNGHETVNLIHLEDCIHMIRTIIEEGYWGEIFNGVYPHHPTKAQYYTNEAKNRGLIPPLYEPEFSEKTKKSIINKNFLIKGHRLYTSIAS, via the coding sequence TTGAGTAAGTGTATCGGTATTTTGGGCTGTGGTTGGCTGGGGCTTCCCTTGGCCTCTGCCCTGCAGAAAGATGGCCATTCGGTCAAAGGCACCACCACCTCGCCTGCAAAGCTGGATATGCTCACAAAGCAATCAATCGATGCCCATGTGGTGCAACTAAACCAAGAGCGGGCGGATGGCACTTTGGCCGCATTTTTAGAAGGCCTTGACACCCTTGTGGTGAACGTGCCCCCAGGCCTTCGGAAGGGTAATTCTGGAAACTACATGAAAAAAATAAGGCAATTGGTCGCCCCTGTCGAGCGCTCAGCCATACGACAACTTCTGTTCGTGAGCAGCACTTCGGTCTACGGTAGCGCCAGTGGGGAAATCACAGAAGATACACAACCACTACCCATCACAGAATCGGGCAAACAGCTTTTGGCTGTTGAAAAACTATTGTTCTCCACTAAAAGTTTCAAGACCACTGTGGTTCGCTTTGGCGGTTTGATCGGGCCTGACAGGCATCCTGTCCATTTCCTTTCAGGGAAAAAAAATCTGCAAAACGGACACGAAACGGTAAACCTCATCCATTTAGAGGATTGCATTCATATGATTAGAACCATCATCGAAGAAGGGTATTGGGGCGAGATTTTTAATGGGGTCTATCCCCACCATCCTACCAAGGCGCAGTACTACACCAACGAGGCCAAAAACCGGGGGCTGATACCCCCCTTATATGAACCAGAATTCTCAGAAAAGACTAAAAAATCAATAATTAACAAGAATTTTCTTATTAAAGGACATCGTTTATACACCTCTATAGCATCGTAA
- a CDS encoding M28 family peptidase: MATYASFKVLMPDYRADLESAKTDFSVDRALEHVKNMSQEPHAVGFKAHATVRQYILAELKKMGLETFTQEGYTAGDWGNLSKAINILARIKGSGNGKALVVMSHYDSSPHSSLGASDAASGVATVLEGIRAFLESGKTQKNDVIILLTDAEELGLNGADLFVNQHSWAKDVGLALNFEARGSGGPSYMLIETNRGNGTMIAEFTKANPRYPVANSLAYSIYKMLPNDTDLTVFREDGDIEGFNFAFIDDHYDYHTALDNYSRLDRESLAHQGSYLMPLLTHFADADLTHLKSLDDFVYFNVPVFGLVTYPFEWIWPMWGLAVVLFLVLLAYGFKKGVLDLKSVFIGFVPLISTLAINGLVAHFSWPALKWWYPGFKDILHGFTYNGHTYIYTFVFLSLGICFLAYYQVRKIDKANLLVAPAVIWLVICFLASTYLKGASFFILPVFGLLAGLLVHINQKKPNAFLLVFLALPAVCIFAPFVKMFPVGLGLKMMAASTLFVTLAFALALPFFVELKNKWRFGLLFLLLFAAFSIAAHINSDFTEESPKPSSLLYVYDIDAESANWATYDKQLIDWNAQFFGDRLQEVDKSQIKTIASKYGSSFTYTSEAPAKALKYPEIDVVIDTLIGADRHLEICVAPQRPVNRLDVFTNDTPISAATVNQIPLSEHYLNNRRNGKLVTHFISNNDYTELALIYPKDAILELVFYESSNDLLNHPQFSVPDRPDTSIPMPFVLNDAIMTIKTLRFE, from the coding sequence ATGGCTACATATGCCAGCTTTAAAGTGCTGATGCCCGATTACCGTGCCGACTTGGAAAGTGCCAAAACCGATTTCTCTGTTGATAGGGCATTGGAGCATGTCAAGAACATGTCCCAAGAACCCCATGCGGTGGGGTTCAAGGCACATGCAACGGTACGGCAATACATTTTGGCCGAACTTAAAAAAATGGGGTTGGAAACCTTTACCCAAGAGGGCTATACCGCCGGCGACTGGGGCAACTTGAGCAAAGCGATCAATATTTTGGCGAGGATAAAAGGTTCTGGCAATGGCAAGGCACTGGTTGTAATGTCGCATTACGACAGTAGTCCGCATTCATCATTGGGCGCCAGTGATGCCGCTAGCGGGGTGGCCACCGTTTTAGAGGGCATCAGGGCATTTTTGGAAAGCGGTAAAACGCAAAAAAATGATGTCATCATACTCCTTACCGACGCTGAAGAATTGGGCCTTAACGGTGCCGACCTTTTCGTAAACCAACATTCATGGGCCAAAGATGTGGGGCTGGCACTGAATTTTGAGGCTCGCGGCAGTGGCGGCCCCAGCTATATGCTCATTGAGACCAATCGAGGTAATGGCACTATGATAGCAGAATTCACAAAGGCCAATCCGAGATATCCCGTGGCCAATTCATTGGCATATAGCATCTACAAAATGTTGCCCAATGATACGGATCTTACGGTTTTCAGGGAAGATGGTGATATTGAAGGCTTTAATTTCGCCTTTATCGACGACCATTACGACTATCATACAGCTCTTGACAACTACAGTCGCTTAGACAGGGAGTCTTTGGCCCACCAAGGCAGTTATCTCATGCCGCTTTTAACACATTTTGCTGATGCCGACCTGACCCATCTCAAAAGTCTTGACGACTTTGTGTATTTTAATGTTCCGGTGTTTGGCCTTGTTACTTATCCCTTTGAGTGGATTTGGCCCATGTGGGGCCTCGCCGTGGTGTTGTTTCTGGTGCTTTTGGCCTACGGTTTTAAAAAAGGCGTGCTCGACCTAAAATCGGTCTTTATCGGTTTTGTGCCGCTTATCTCCACTTTGGCCATTAATGGTCTTGTGGCCCATTTCAGTTGGCCTGCGCTCAAATGGTGGTACCCCGGTTTTAAAGACATCTTACACGGGTTCACTTATAATGGCCATACCTACATCTATACCTTTGTGTTTCTATCGTTGGGCATTTGTTTCTTGGCGTACTATCAGGTTCGAAAAATAGACAAGGCCAATCTTCTGGTGGCCCCTGCGGTCATATGGCTGGTCATTTGCTTTCTGGCAAGTACCTACCTAAAAGGAGCCAGTTTTTTTATACTTCCCGTATTCGGATTGCTGGCCGGACTCTTGGTGCACATCAACCAAAAAAAGCCGAATGCCTTTTTATTGGTGTTTTTGGCTTTGCCCGCTGTCTGTATTTTTGCTCCATTCGTTAAAATGTTTCCTGTGGGACTCGGACTCAAGATGATGGCAGCCAGCACACTCTTTGTTACCCTTGCATTTGCCCTGGCCCTGCCGTTTTTTGTTGAACTGAAGAACAAATGGCGTTTTGGGTTGTTGTTTCTGCTCTTGTTTGCGGCTTTCAGCATCGCGGCCCACATCAATTCCGACTTTACCGAAGAAAGCCCCAAACCAAGCAGTTTGCTGTATGTTTACGACATAGATGCAGAAAGTGCAAATTGGGCCACGTACGATAAACAGTTGATCGACTGGAATGCACAATTTTTCGGAGACCGTTTGCAAGAGGTCGACAAAAGCCAGATCAAAACCATCGCCAGCAAATATGGCTCGTCGTTCACTTACACTTCTGAGGCCCCGGCCAAAGCGTTGAAATATCCAGAAATCGATGTGGTCATAGACACCTTGATCGGTGCAGACCGCCACCTCGAAATATGTGTCGCGCCCCAGCGCCCGGTCAACCGCCTAGATGTGTTCACCAACGACACCCCCATATCAGCGGCCACTGTCAACCAAATACCACTTTCTGAACATTACCTCAACAACAGGAGGAACGGTAAATTGGTGACGCACTTCATATCCAACAACGACTATACAGAACTGGCCCTCATCTATCCCAAAGATGCTATTTTGGAACTTGTTTTCTATGAATCTTCGAACGACTTGTTGAACCATCCACAATTTTCGGTGCCCGACCGGCCCGACACGAGCATTCCCATGCCTTTTGTGCTCAACGATGCGATTATGACCATCAAGACCTTGAGGTTTGAGTAA
- a CDS encoding CBS domain-containing protein — translation MGIKSFQGARAKVDPKKGYDVPILVEDYMTKKLVTFSPDQSILEVMEAFAKYHISGGPVMDDNGFLVGIISEADCMKQISESRYFNQPILDKSVERFMSKNVETIPHDMSIFDAAGVFDRHNRRRLPVMKDGLLVGQISRKDVVIAALKLSGANWK, via the coding sequence ATGGGAATCAAGAGTTTTCAAGGAGCTAGAGCGAAAGTCGATCCCAAAAAGGGGTATGATGTCCCTATTTTGGTGGAGGACTATATGACGAAAAAATTGGTCACTTTTTCACCAGACCAATCAATATTGGAGGTTATGGAGGCTTTTGCCAAGTACCATATCTCTGGTGGACCTGTTATGGATGACAACGGATTTTTGGTCGGGATCATTTCTGAGGCTGACTGTATGAAACAAATTTCAGAAAGCCGTTATTTCAACCAACCAATTCTTGACAAGAGCGTGGAACGCTTTATGTCCAAGAATGTTGAGACCATTCCGCATGACATGAGCATTTTTGATGCTGCAGGAGTTTTTGATCGGCATAACCGAAGAAGGCTTCCAGTGATGAAAGATGGTTTATTGGTAGGTCAGATAAGCCGCAAAGATGTGGTGATTGCCGCATTGAAACTTAGTGGTGCAAACTGGAAATAA
- a CDS encoding DUF2116 family Zn-ribbon domain-containing protein, which yields MAKRDCLECGAEIRGRIDKKFCSDYCRNAYNNKLNKDSKNLIRNINNRLRKNYRILDSFELKDGKTRTTKTRLLDKGFDFEYITNLYTTKKGSTYFFVYDLGYLPLDNDHYMIVKRE from the coding sequence ATGGCAAAACGTGATTGTTTGGAATGCGGCGCCGAAATCCGTGGTAGAATCGACAAAAAATTCTGTTCCGATTACTGTCGCAATGCCTATAACAACAAGTTGAACAAAGACAGCAAAAACCTGATTCGGAATATCAACAACCGATTGCGTAAAAACTATCGGATTTTGGACAGTTTTGAATTGAAAGATGGCAAGACGCGTACCACCAAGACCCGCCTGCTCGACAAGGGATTTGACTTCGAATACATCACCAACCTATATACCACCAAAAAAGGGAGCACCTATTTCTTCGTGTACGACCTCGGATATCTACCCTTGGACAATGACCATTACATGATTGTAAAAAGGGAATAG
- a CDS encoding VPS10 domain-containing protein, translating into MKMLRIALLPFLLITLLVPAQKRKKKATAPSIVLNDSLYTGLKWRNIGPFRGGRSVAATGVVGQPMTYYMGTTGGGIWKTVDDGITWKNISDGQLGTGTVGDIAVSESNPNIILVGMGEHAARGVMTSMGDGVYKSTDAGKTWKHMGLDETRHISDVIIHPKDPNIMFVAAQGAQYGPSSERGIYRSQDGGSTWQRVLYVDENTGASSLSMDMTNPLILYAAMWQHRRYPWTMESGGPSSGLYKSTDGGTTWQRLEEGLPKAFGKAGISVSRANPERVFAVIEAEGEKGGVYRSDDAGKKWAQINKDRINIARSWYYMEIFADPQDENVVYVLNAPVTKSIDGGKSFVPVSTPHGDNHDLWIHPKDNNVMINANDGGANVSNNGGKSWSSQQNQPTAQFYRVITDNLVPYNVYGGQQDNSAIAIASRTNDQGIDWKDWYSVAGCESAYLAFDPDNPEVVFGGCYQGIIEKWMKASREGKPIKAYPELGLGKVPKDFKFRYNWNAPIISSPHDRNTIYHAGNVAFKTQDGGHSWEVVSPDLTRDEKEKQGPGGGPYTNEAAGGENYNTIMYLVESPHEQGVLYAGSDDGLVHITKNGGANWENITPPNLKEGIVNSIEVSPHDAGTAYIAVMRYKFMDLSPYILKTTDYGQTWTKITNGITDKHTFVRVVREDKKKKGLLYAGTETGLYVSLDDGQHWQKFQLNLPVVPINDLTIQDNDLVAATAGRSFWILDDLGAIQNSFGTAETLKIVQPKPAYRIFGGSTEKQVPGLGENPKSGVTIDYYLPKKADSMDLKLEVLDNGQVIRTYTDQKPKDFTSWPGGPPKPQVLPSKKGYNRFTWDFRREAIPAVNKVFIFGNYGGSRVAPGTYDLRLTFGGKTVETSATILANPTIEGTPSDYAEQQEVLLKIEKTLKEMHAAVNQMRSAKAQLKHYEKLLEDQDKAKELLEKGKTLMERITVWEENLIQPQQKTFQDVINFNNQLNADFMHLKDFVDVAEPKVTEGAKERLNDLLADWAVYEKEKNAIVNTEMQEFNNLYKTLELPAILLHDND; encoded by the coding sequence ATGAAAATGCTTCGCATTGCCTTGTTGCCATTTTTGCTCATCACACTCTTAGTACCCGCACAAAAACGTAAAAAGAAAGCAACGGCCCCTAGCATTGTTTTGAACGATTCGCTCTACACAGGGTTGAAATGGCGCAATATCGGCCCTTTTCGTGGTGGGCGAAGTGTCGCCGCAACGGGTGTCGTCGGGCAGCCCATGACCTACTATATGGGCACTACGGGCGGTGGCATCTGGAAAACGGTCGATGATGGCATCACCTGGAAGAATATATCCGATGGACAATTGGGCACGGGTACCGTGGGCGATATTGCGGTTTCAGAAAGTAACCCCAACATTATTCTGGTGGGCATGGGCGAACATGCCGCCAGGGGGGTCATGACCTCAATGGGCGACGGGGTCTACAAATCCACCGATGCGGGCAAAACATGGAAACACATGGGTTTGGATGAGACCCGACATATTTCAGATGTCATTATCCACCCCAAAGACCCCAATATTATGTTCGTGGCTGCCCAAGGGGCACAGTACGGGCCTTCTAGCGAACGCGGAATTTACCGTTCGCAAGACGGCGGTTCCACATGGCAACGCGTGCTTTATGTGGATGAGAACACTGGGGCATCTTCGTTATCGATGGACATGACCAACCCCTTGATCCTGTACGCCGCCATGTGGCAGCATCGACGATACCCTTGGACCATGGAGTCGGGTGGCCCATCCTCTGGCCTCTATAAATCCACCGACGGTGGCACTACCTGGCAACGGCTTGAAGAAGGGCTTCCCAAAGCATTTGGCAAGGCGGGCATCTCCGTTTCAAGGGCAAATCCTGAACGGGTTTTTGCCGTTATCGAAGCCGAAGGTGAAAAAGGAGGCGTTTATCGAAGCGATGATGCAGGTAAAAAATGGGCACAAATCAACAAAGACCGTATCAACATTGCCCGTTCTTGGTACTACATGGAAATTTTTGCCGACCCCCAAGACGAGAATGTTGTGTATGTGCTGAATGCGCCCGTTACCAAATCCATTGATGGTGGTAAATCGTTTGTGCCCGTGTCCACGCCACATGGAGACAACCATGATCTATGGATACATCCTAAAGACAACAATGTCATGATCAACGCCAACGACGGCGGTGCCAACGTGAGCAACAATGGGGGCAAAAGTTGGAGCTCCCAACAAAACCAGCCCACGGCACAGTTTTATAGGGTCATTACCGACAACTTGGTCCCTTACAATGTCTATGGAGGGCAACAAGACAATTCTGCCATTGCCATTGCCAGCCGCACCAATGATCAGGGCATTGACTGGAAAGACTGGTACTCGGTGGCAGGCTGTGAAAGTGCCTATCTGGCCTTTGACCCCGATAATCCTGAAGTGGTATTTGGTGGCTGCTACCAGGGCATCATCGAAAAATGGATGAAAGCCTCCCGAGAGGGGAAACCCATCAAGGCCTATCCCGAACTGGGGCTGGGCAAAGTACCTAAAGATTTTAAGTTCCGCTATAACTGGAATGCTCCCATCATCAGCTCGCCCCATGACCGAAACACGATCTACCATGCCGGCAATGTGGCATTCAAAACCCAAGATGGCGGCCATAGTTGGGAAGTCGTGAGTCCAGACCTTACCCGTGACGAGAAAGAAAAGCAAGGCCCGGGTGGAGGGCCGTATACGAACGAGGCCGCAGGAGGTGAAAACTACAACACCATTATGTACCTTGTCGAATCACCCCATGAACAGGGCGTTCTCTATGCAGGCAGCGATGATGGTTTGGTGCACATCACCAAAAATGGGGGTGCCAATTGGGAGAACATCACGCCCCCAAACCTGAAAGAGGGCATTGTCAATAGCATCGAGGTATCGCCCCACGACGCAGGTACAGCGTACATCGCTGTAATGCGGTATAAATTCATGGATTTGAGTCCGTATATTTTAAAAACGACCGATTACGGCCAAACATGGACCAAAATCACCAATGGCATTACCGACAAGCACACCTTTGTTCGTGTAGTGCGGGAAGACAAAAAGAAAAAAGGGCTGCTCTATGCCGGCACGGAAACGGGATTGTATGTTTCGTTGGATGATGGTCAGCATTGGCAGAAATTTCAATTGAACCTACCAGTGGTGCCCATTAACGATCTTACCATTCAAGACAATGACCTTGTGGCCGCAACAGCCGGCCGCTCTTTTTGGATTTTGGATGATCTGGGCGCCATCCAAAACAGTTTCGGCACTGCTGAAACCTTGAAAATCGTACAACCCAAACCAGCGTACCGCATTTTTGGCGGAAGCACCGAAAAACAGGTGCCAGGCTTGGGAGAAAACCCCAAATCAGGCGTTACAATCGATTATTACCTTCCGAAAAAGGCCGATTCAATGGATTTGAAATTGGAGGTTTTGGATAACGGACAGGTCATTCGCACCTACACCGACCAAAAACCAAAAGATTTTACATCATGGCCTGGTGGGCCGCCAAAGCCACAGGTACTTCCCTCCAAAAAAGGGTACAATCGCTTCACTTGGGATTTTAGGCGCGAAGCCATTCCGGCTGTGAACAAGGTTTTTATCTTTGGCAATTATGGCGGTTCTAGGGTGGCCCCGGGCACCTACGACCTGCGACTGACGTTTGGGGGCAAAACCGTGGAAACCAGCGCGACCATTCTGGCCAATCCAACTATCGAGGGCACACCAAGCGATTATGCAGAACAACAGGAAGTTTTGCTCAAAATTGAAAAGACCCTCAAAGAGATGCACGCAGCCGTCAACCAAATGCGCTCGGCCAAAGCACAATTGAAGCACTACGAAAAATTATTGGAAGACCAAGACAAGGCGAAAGAACTGCTTGAAAAAGGCAAGACCTTGATGGAGCGGATCACCGTTTGGGAAGAGAATCTCATTCAGCCCCAGCAAAAGACCTTTCAAGATGTTATCAACTTCAACAACCAACTAAATGCCGATTTCATGCATCTGAAAGATTTTGTGGATGTGGCAGAGCCCAAGGTCACCGAAGGTGCCAAAGAACGCCTGAACGACCTATTGGCCGATTGGGCAGTGTACGAAAAAGAGAAAAATGCCATTGTCAATACCGAAATGCAAGAATTCAACAATCTTTACAAAACCTTGGAATTACCTGCTATTTTGCTACATGACAATGATTGA
- a CDS encoding SIMPL domain-containing protein yields the protein MKNVLLVLTLLAMAPTTFSQSKNFLDVPYLETSARVDTLVTPDKIYLSITIQEKDSRGRKSVEEQENKMAQRLKALGIDIDKQLVIKDLSSNFKKYFLRGKEVLKSKQYSLLVYDGLTTGKVMAALEDLDIANTYLEKTEYSKMDELELELKKRAVKKAKQKAVALTDPLGQKVGPAIHIVDHSQPYYPRYNQPRMQTMAKMDMAEAEPLDIDFEKIRVETTVNIKFRLIE from the coding sequence ATGAAAAATGTACTCTTAGTCCTTACTCTTTTAGCAATGGCACCAACAACCTTTTCACAATCGAAAAATTTTTTGGATGTACCCTATCTCGAAACATCGGCCCGTGTCGATACCTTGGTGACCCCAGACAAAATTTATTTGAGCATCACCATTCAAGAAAAAGATTCGCGTGGGCGCAAATCGGTCGAGGAACAAGAGAACAAAATGGCACAGCGGTTGAAAGCCTTGGGCATTGATATTGACAAGCAATTGGTGATCAAAGACCTGAGCAGCAACTTCAAAAAATATTTTTTGCGGGGGAAGGAAGTGCTCAAAAGCAAGCAATATTCCCTATTGGTCTACGACGGACTTACTACGGGCAAGGTAATGGCCGCCCTTGAAGACCTCGACATTGCCAACACCTACCTCGAAAAGACCGAGTATTCAAAAATGGATGAACTCGAGCTCGAACTGAAAAAGCGGGCCGTAAAAAAGGCCAAACAAAAGGCTGTGGCGCTCACCGACCCATTGGGACAAAAAGTGGGGCCTGCCATCCATATTGTTGACCACTCACAACCCTACTATCCCCGATACAACCAACCGCGCATGCAAACCATGGCAAAAATGGACATGGCCGAAGCAGAACCATTGGACATCGATTTTGAAAAAATCAGGGTAGAGACCACAGTAAACATCAAATTTAGGCTGATCGAGTAA
- a CDS encoding (4Fe-4S)-binding protein, translating into MEKEIVKEYSNGELTVIWKPKKCIHSEICVKTLPEVYRPNEKPWIKPGNATIDQLKDQISKCPSGALTYSIKGEIEMEETKITECNIVENGPLLVSGDLKVTLADGTVETKKRSTAFCRCGASSNKPYCDGSHKEIGFEG; encoded by the coding sequence ATGGAAAAGGAAATTGTAAAAGAGTACAGCAATGGTGAGTTGACCGTTATATGGAAACCCAAAAAATGCATCCACTCAGAGATTTGTGTAAAGACCTTGCCCGAGGTGTACAGACCCAATGAAAAACCATGGATAAAACCTGGGAACGCCACAATCGACCAATTAAAGGACCAAATATCAAAATGCCCTTCTGGTGCACTGACTTATTCAATAAAAGGAGAAATAGAAATGGAAGAAACCAAAATCACCGAATGTAATATCGTAGAAAATGGCCCTCTATTGGTAAGCGGCGACCTAAAAGTAACCTTGGCCGATGGCACGGTAGAGACCAAGAAAAGGTCCACCGCATTTTGTCGTTGCGGTGCCTCAAGCAACAAGCCCTATTGCGACGGTTCACACAAAGAAATCGGGTTTGAAGGTTGA
- a CDS encoding GNAT family N-acetyltransferase, with product MEHHLIDNTEKKQYEFQVGGHTPKIEYIKAQDKIYLTHTEVAKALEGKGIGSELVRQVLEDIKKNDLTLIPLCPFVAGYIKKHPEWRELVLKGINIA from the coding sequence ATGGAGCACCATCTCATCGACAATACAGAAAAAAAACAATACGAATTTCAGGTTGGCGGCCATACGCCCAAAATCGAATATATCAAGGCCCAAGACAAAATCTACCTGACCCATACCGAAGTGGCCAAAGCACTCGAGGGCAAGGGCATTGGCTCTGAACTTGTCAGACAAGTATTGGAAGACATCAAAAAGAACGACCTTACCCTTATTCCGCTATGCCCATTTGTGGCAGGTTATATCAAAAAACACCCAGAGTGGCGCGAACTGGTCTTGAAAGGGATAAACATCGCATAA
- a CDS encoding DUF6326 family protein, producing the protein MLENPKVNIKIKLASLWASATFCYLYGDYFELYTPGKVNSLLTGENILDSPNKLFIATIILAISSIMVALSIILKAKINRILNILFGLLFTLMMLFIGFSSNTEWYRFYVFLAFLESIITCLIVWHAWKWPKITSENKY; encoded by the coding sequence ATGTTAGAAAACCCAAAAGTGAATATAAAAATCAAACTTGCTTCATTGTGGGCTTCAGCAACATTCTGCTATTTATATGGTGACTATTTTGAGTTATATACCCCCGGCAAAGTGAATAGTTTGCTCACAGGTGAGAATATTTTGGATAGTCCCAACAAACTATTTATAGCGACGATAATACTAGCAATTTCATCAATAATGGTCGCTCTTTCAATCATACTTAAAGCAAAAATAAATCGAATACTGAATATTCTATTTGGTTTATTATTTACTCTTATGATGCTATTTATTGGATTTAGTTCGAATACTGAATGGTACAGATTTTACGTTTTTCTGGCATTTTTGGAAAGTATTATTACTTGTCTGATTGTTTGGCATGCTTGGAAATGGCCAAAAATCACTTCAGAAAATAAATACTGA
- a CDS encoding single-stranded DNA-binding protein codes for MNALKNKVQLIGNLGQDPEIVTLENGNRLAKFSIATSDYYKNAKGEKVEETQWHNIVAWGKTAEIVENYLTKGKQVAIEGKLTHRSYETKEGEKRYITEIRCNELLMLGK; via the coding sequence ATGAACGCGCTTAAAAACAAAGTACAGTTGATTGGTAACTTGGGGCAAGACCCCGAAATCGTGACATTGGAGAACGGCAATAGGCTTGCCAAGTTTTCCATCGCCACCAGCGATTATTACAAAAACGCCAAAGGAGAGAAAGTGGAGGAGACCCAATGGCACAATATTGTGGCCTGGGGCAAAACCGCAGAGATTGTCGAAAACTATCTTACCAAGGGCAAGCAAGTGGCCATCGAGGGCAAGTTGACACACCGCTCGTACGAGACCAAAGAAGGCGAGAAACGGTATATCACCGAGATTCGCTGTAACGAATTGCTCATGTTGGGAAAGTAA